The Antechinus flavipes isolate AdamAnt ecotype Samford, QLD, Australia chromosome 4, AdamAnt_v2, whole genome shotgun sequence genomic interval aattatgcaACTGGCAAAGAATATCAAGTTTGGCAACACCATCCAAAATGGGCTTGTCTGGGCTGGCTCCTGATCCTACAAGCTAGAGCATGAACCAAATCCAATTTCTCACTTTAAAAGAGagtagggaaaggaaaaggaaaagaatggaaaaaaagcagTAGATGGCAAAGATCCCAGTACCATCCCCTTTCACTCATTCAATGAGATGTTTactaagtacctgctatgtgccaagcattgaagaagatacaaaataaaagaatacttGCATTCAAAGAGTATATGAtactcattaaaatgtaattatctcAAAATACTTGCTACAAGAAGTATGAATAAAGTGCTATTCAGAAGacagaaaaatattcaaaagatagaaaaataatttctagttggggaaagaggaatgagaaaagacTTTGTTGAGAAGGTGACATCTGAAATAGTCTTTGAAGTAAGATTTTgacaagaagaaatgagaaagaagggaatTTTAGGTAGAGGCTATTGCACAAACAAATGTATTAAGATAGGGAAGCACAGGAAATGGTCTAATTTTGAGTGGACTTCATTTGGTAAGCAATAAAGTGCAACTAAAGTCTCCTGATTCATGAAGAGTCATGATCCCTCTATTTAAGGAGACTAATATGGAAGCAGCATGTAGGATGGATTTAATGGAGTTGGGAAGATGAGTTAGGAGAGTCTAGAGAAACATAATGAGGTTCAGATGATCCTGGAAATAAGATAGTAGAGATAAGGTCTGAAATGCTGCAGTGGTAATTCTGATAGATCTTGATAATTGGAGATGACAGAGCCAACGCTATCTGTGAGAATTCAAGATGAATGACAGGGGAATAGTGGTCTCATACATAGGGGATAGCTTAGTTGATTAGTTCAGTTTGGGATATGGTGAGTTTAAGAAGTTGGCAGGACAATCAGATAGAGAAGTTCACCTAAGATACAAATTTGGAAGTAATTTGATAGGTGAGACTGAATGAATCCCCAAgaatataaaccaaaaaaaaaaaaaaaaaaaaaaaaaggccaggtCAGAATTCTGAGAAACATTCACAAATAAGAGAGTGGAAAGAAGCCAACAAAAGAGACaaaagtaacaataaaaaaattgggAGGAAAAACCAGGCCAGTACATAATTATGaaagtcaagggaaaaaataatttcaaggtaaaacaataaataaagacTGCTCTTAGAATCTAAAGAGTTGGTAGGAATGTTAAAATCATCATTATCTAACTTGTATACTGTTCCTTACTATATCCAGAAATTTGTTAaagtagagaaaagaaggaaaaggaaagcatGGTGACTCAAGAGAGTAGCAAtattgaaagttttctttttagaagGAATGGGTGGGTTAATGTCAAATGCTATAGCCATGTCTAAGATAAGAACTGAAAAAAGGTAACTGAATCTTATGTTGACTTCTGAGAGAATAGTTTCAACAGAGCCAGAGAAGCATAAGTTTAATTTGTGAAGGGAGTATCTGAAGATATATAGCAAGTATAACTGATAGAGCAAGATACCACAGGATCAGTTAGATAAAAGAGCACAACAAAGGATGATAAGCTAGAAAAGATATACTTCAGGCCCCtgaaagagaaaagtagagaaattCCAAGGATGTGAGTTAGGGAGGTACAAGGTTAGATTCTACTTCAAATCTAAAAACAGGACTAATACTAAAGAAAAATACCCAGCCTAAGAAGGCATAATGGTATGATAAAGATTCCAGGACCTAGAaccaaaagatctgagttcaaattcatacTCTGTCACTTATTACTTGTATGAAATAGGCAAGATAAAACCCTCCTATGCTactgtttctttctccattaaaaaaaaaagtgaagtttaTAATCTATACTTAGTATTCCTTCCATGGTCAATTCACACTTCTTTCCCATTCCAATATACCATTCCATTAGCTAATCCTTATTCTGTTACAGAATGCCATTGGTAACTACAACCATTATTCAGTATTTATACCCTTCATTGATTACCCACTTCACCCTTGCCTACCTGCATAAAAGTGGTAGAAGGGCCACCATAAAGCACTATTGGGTATGTAGGTGAGTAGAGAAGCCACATAACCTCGGTAGAAGCCCCGTATTCCATCAGCTCGCAGGATCTGCTGAATGATATACTTGGTTTGGCCAAAGGCCACTATCCCCCGGCCCTCTGTACGCCGATACACCTGGAAGCGGCCCATGGTCTCGCCCTTGCGCTGCATCATCAGGTGCTGGGAAACCACATCAATGGGCACTGTTATGCTCTGGGCCACCAATGAGGCTGAGCTACCAGCCACTAGGGACTTCACTGTGTTGCTCTGGCTGTACTTCGACACAAACCTTCGGGTGAGCTCATAGGTGGTAACATAGCACTGGCCAGAGACCAGGGTGAGTGTGTTAACCAAGAAGCCCCGATAGAGGCCCAACACCCCATCTGTCCGCAGAATCTTCACAAAGGCATCAAAAGTTCCTTGATAGAGACTCTTGCCCTTCTGTATCTGGAGCCGTGTGCGGATGAGGGCAAAGGGGTAGACACTGATTCGGATCATCATGGTCATCGCCAAACCAAAGACGTAGAACTTCTTCTTGTCCAGATGTTCCCACTCAATGATTGGGATGTTGCGTTTATCCTCCATAGTGCCGTAATGCCTGGGCAATGCAGGGAGTGGGATGgaatgagatgaagaaaaaaaggaagagaaacagtGGGAAGGGAAGCGGTCAGAACTCCTCTGCCCAATGTCTCTACAATTTGAATTCTGAGTTTATATCCCCATTCCAATATGCCATTCCATTAACTAATCTTTATTCTGTTATACTAACACTTTATCTTCTAGAAACCCAAGTCAAATACTACTTCATCCTGACAAAATTCTCCCTGTCTTAGGTTCATCCCTGGCCATTTTCAAGAGGCTATCCTTTAAGAAGTTCTCAAATTATTTTACCAGGCTTCACTTCtgagtctgctcatcatttcctagatTTAAAGCTGTACTTGGATGGATAATTTGCCCTGTTTCTGCCTGGATTCTGACAATACATCCCTGGTCAGGGACTATGTCACTTTCTTCTCAGTCTTCCCAATATGGTCCAAAATGAAGCAGACTGGCCACCAGCTGGTGGGTGAGATTTCTAGGAAATGACATCTTGGAAGACATCTAATGGAAAGTCCCTAAGCAAGACGGGGAAATAGAGTCATTGCTTCTCCCATTGTGGTTATCTCCTGTGGGCTACCTGACATaatgctctctttctctttcccccatagCTGGATATCTGCTGTCACTATTTGACCAACCCACTGcaactcagttcttcctctttggttatttaaatctatttccaGGGCCCTTCAGATCCTTATATcctcatttcctcctcttccttctttggaTCCACCCCACCACTCACtggttctataaattttctcctgCTAAAGAGAGAACTGGGGATGAGAGATCATGGTAGTATGGTATGGaatcctttctctctgtctctctctttcacaacAAAGCTAGGCCAAAGGTCAATGTTTAATTATTAGAAAACACtccagggaaaggaaaaaaggaacaaatgttTAGGAAGGTTGGTTAGGTTTCCTTATATATGTCATTTAGATTCTTGTCCTTACATCTCCAGTTCTAAAAAATCCACTGTGTGCAAATGCCTGTCCTAGGTACTTGTAATTAAATCTGGACTCCCAGGTACAGGGAGTTAAAACTGGGAACTCCCAGTTGGATATAATAAATAAGACATAGCTCTAAGACACAAATGTAAGACACAATAGAAGAGAACAATGtacattaatatatatgtacTGCTCTGCCCACCTCAAATTTAAATTCACTTCATATAATAATTCAAACAAAGAAACAATCAAGTGCACCACTAATTCATTCTACAAAATATAAAGTGGGATACCtgcccttcctcatctcttacTACTCACTTAACTCTACACTTTGGCTTCCAAGCTAGTCATTCAAATAAAACCACTCtcatctcttaattgccaaattcaaTCTTCATCCTTCACGATCTCTCTCTGTAGTCTCTGATCATTGATCACTCTAATTCttgatattctctcttctttctaggttttatGGACCCTATTCTTTCCTAGTCCTCCCACCTATCAGACTTCATCTTCTCATCTTTGCCAGAGCATCATCCAGGTTAAGCCCATTAAATGTGGGCATACCAAGAGGCTCTTCTCTTCTCATTCAATGGATTATTTAACATAATGATCTCATCAACTACCAAGAATTAAATTTGCATATTCTATGCTACTGATTCTCTAATCAACTTTTTTAGACCTAATCTATTCTCCTGAATTTCACTTGCCTATAAGAGAAGTTTGAACTCAGTTATCTTCTCTCCCAAACTCTCCCCTTCCTTTCAAATTTACCTATCACAGTTGTGTACTAGGGTCCTGAAGTTCCTCAAGCTCACAACCTAGATATCATCTCTGACTCTTCACTATCTCTCACCTCCTTTATCAAGTTGACTACCAAGCCTTATTAATTTTACCTTTGAAACATCTCTTAAACATGCCCTCTTTTCTAAACTGACACTGCTACCTCCCTGGACTACTGGAATAGCCTCCTGGTGGGTCTCTGACTGCCACAAACCTTTCCCTACTCTCTGTCCTCCATTTGACAACCacattgattttcctaaagcacagatctgatcatgtcacccagCTACTCAATAAATTATAATGGTTTCCTGTCACATCTAGGAATACAGATAAAATTCTTTTTGGTCTTCAAAGCCCTTCAGAATCAACTCCCCGCCCTCCACTCTTCTAGCACCTAACATGCTTTCCTTTTACTCTTTAATCTGTTCTTTGAATAAGCCATTCCATCTCTTGCTTCTAAGCATTTCCTCTGGCTATCctctatgcctggaattctcCTCTATCTCATCTCTATCTTCCAGTTTTCCTTGGCTTCCTAACCAACTTTGCTATAACACATATTCCATGAAGCAAATGATACTTGTAGAGCAAACTGAGTACATGAAAGAGGTAAGGAATGGTCACAGTTATTCAAGGTTACTCTAGAGAAGGCTTCCTTGGAAGAAAGGGATATAAAACAGAGTTTGCAAGCAGGAAAGGATTATAGATTGAGAAAAAGACCCTTTCTATTCCTTTTGAAATGGAGAACAATTTAAACAAAAGTTTGGCAATACAAGagtatgaaaatgaaattagtgAGACAGGGAGGACTTTGTAATCAAAGAGTATAACTACTTGAAAATGCTAATGTTGAGACAGTAATTGTTGCAGtgatttgtcctttgttctcaaagaataTTAATACTAGGGAGCTGATGCGCCATAaaagtgaattgaattaaatgaggAAGGGcagtgcaaggtcacctgccccactttcccctccagagccatctgaggcaagtggccagatatagatcaggaccactgaagatggccctgaatgcaaggggagaccttggcctttttaagccaaggtcttcagcagatctcagtttgacagaGGCTAtattcattcagtgattaaggctaggagacaactgaggcaaagaatctcctctttcactggtcaaaaacaagaaaaaatcaaaacaaacaaacaatctgGGCAATACTGAGAGAAGGTCTGGAAAGGATGGAGGACACATCTTTCTTTCCCTATATCTGGACAGGATATTCACTATCTTATCATTAAGTATCTCATAATGAGAATGAAGAGAAGGGGGCCattgccatttcttctttctggaCACAGGTATGTGTGaagattaatttccaattttgagAGTTAGGGCTTTTGCTCTGGGTGGTGGGAGTTCACTCCACAGTAGTTCACTCAATGCTGTACTTGCTCTCAGTTCCTTCCCAACAACTGGAGGCACAGCTGTGGAAATGTGGCCTTCAGATTTGAGTGACCCTGAAGACCAGCTAGTTGCCCAGGCACTGTTTCCGTTTGTCCTGGAAAAATCAGTACCTTTCCCTGCTTTTCCAACCTGTTTTCTGAGTAGCTGAATATGCTGTTCTCTTAGGACAAATACAACATGGTTTCTAGAAGACAGACTTTCTGTTATACTCAAGTGAACCTGAAGATGCACTGGGCAGGCCAGGAAATAAGGAGAATCAGGCTGAGGGCAGGATCAGCTCAAGAGTTTAATTTCAGAAGGGAGGAAAATATGGCAAATCACAGGTCATCAAGTTATCTTCATTTATTAGCCCTTCTCTTATGCCTGGTTCTACcttaccttttttcctccttagcTCTCAACTGCACTTCTCAAAAAGAGAAGGGAACCTTAAAGCTGCTGATTCACACTATTTCTAATCTGACAGGCAGAGAGAAGCCGTTGCTCAGAAATGATTTAACACTCTGGGAGGAAGAGTGGAAAGAGAAGCAAAGGTAGGTATCTGAAATGCAGGTATCTCAAAAGGTAGGTATCTGAAATGAAAGGCATAGGTAAGATTTGGCAAAATCAAACCACTGGACTGCTTCACTGCGGGCTGCAAAATGCCCCAGATACAAACACCAGGCAACCCAAGC includes:
- the SLC25A44 gene encoding solute carrier family 25 member 44, which produces MEDKRNIPIIEWEHLDKKKFYVFGLAMTMMIRISVYPFALIRTRLQIQKGKSLYQGTFDAFVKILRTDGVLGLYRGFLVNTLTLVSGQCYVTTYELTRRFVSKYSQSNTVKSLVAGSSASLVAQSITVPIDVVSQHLMMQRKGETMGRFQVYRRTEGRGIVAFGQTKYIIQQILRADGIRGFYRGYVASLLTYIPNSALWWPFYHFYAEQLSHICPKDCPHIIFQAISGPLAAATASVITNPMDIVRARVQVEGKSSIILTFKQLLAEEGPWGFMKGLSARIIAATPSTMVVVIGYESLKKFSLRPELVDSGHW